One Microthrixaceae bacterium genomic region harbors:
- a CDS encoding beta-lactamase family protein, with protein sequence MVDLLDEALAQTATWPAANVSAAVVAPDGPIATVGDLDHRFALASVTKPLAALGCLIAVEEGTLDLDEPAVPDEARDVTVRHLLAHAGGYGFDTGLLQPPGRTRIYSNTGFDALANHLTARAGIPATEYVTEAVFVALDMRSTDLRLDSLAYGATSTVSDMIRTAQELMRPTLVHTETLHSARSVQFPGLDGVLPGFGRQTPNDWGLGFEIRGHKSPHWTGSANAPSTFGHFGAAGTFIWVDPNLDHALVVLTDEPFGPWARHRWPELNDAVVSALS encoded by the coding sequence ATGGTTGACCTGCTCGACGAGGCGTTGGCCCAGACCGCCACATGGCCCGCGGCCAACGTGTCGGCCGCGGTTGTGGCTCCTGACGGGCCCATCGCCACCGTTGGCGACCTGGACCACCGCTTCGCGCTCGCCTCGGTGACCAAACCGCTCGCCGCGCTGGGCTGCCTCATCGCCGTCGAGGAAGGCACCTTGGACCTAGACGAGCCAGCCGTTCCCGATGAGGCTCGAGATGTGACGGTCCGACACCTTCTAGCCCATGCCGGCGGATATGGGTTCGATACCGGTCTGCTCCAACCACCGGGACGCACCCGGATCTACTCGAACACCGGGTTCGACGCGCTGGCCAATCACCTGACGGCACGGGCCGGAATACCCGCCACCGAATACGTCACCGAAGCGGTATTCGTCGCGTTGGACATGCGGTCCACAGATTTGCGTCTGGACTCGCTGGCATACGGGGCCACCTCGACGGTCAGTGACATGATCAGAACTGCTCAGGAACTGATGCGACCGACCTTGGTACACACTGAAACGCTCCACTCTGCTCGGTCGGTCCAGTTCCCCGGGCTGGACGGCGTACTTCCCGGGTTCGGACGCCAGACCCCCAACGACTGGGGACTCGGGTTCGAGATCCGTGGTCACAAATCTCCGCACTGGACCGGGTCGGCCAACGCGCCATCGACGTTCGGCCACTTCGGAGCGGCCGGCACCTTCATCTGGGTAGATCCGAACCTGGACCATGCCCTCGTCGTGCTGACCGACGAGCCGTTCGGCCCCTGGGCTCGCCACCGGTGGCCCGAGCTGAACGACGCGGTGGTGTCAGCACTGTCCTGA
- a CDS encoding aminoglycoside phosphotransferase family protein codes for MTSAMSTGLARARAVRALAEVGLPSDGLVRADSVTNEVWFTGSYVVRVNRDASPRLYREAVLSQVLPSEVGYPPIVQHGGEIGSDWLILERIPGVPLSRAWPNMTMQQRRRAVSQLADRLKVIHSTICPRLDGLGSVPQLLDSAPTGAQAVTRLLESIDEAARLPNVDPAVMGEAADLVTSICSALDPFDSSTIVHGDLTFENIMWNGTDIAAMLDFEFARPAPADLDLDVLLRFVSLPQLHVAPDYEARTRPEDYAEVPWWLAEDYPELFAHPRQFDRSRVYSVAWDVREMLAYPPSDTLRNLHRHHPYRRLTNVLRGSSYLDRFNGEVVHDF; via the coding sequence ATGACCTCAGCCATGTCGACGGGCCTGGCCCGGGCGCGGGCCGTGCGCGCCCTCGCCGAGGTCGGGTTGCCGTCAGATGGTCTGGTCCGAGCCGACAGCGTCACCAACGAGGTGTGGTTCACCGGTAGCTACGTGGTCCGGGTTAACCGAGATGCCAGCCCCCGCCTGTACCGCGAGGCGGTGTTGTCCCAAGTCCTGCCGTCCGAGGTCGGGTATCCGCCGATCGTTCAACACGGCGGAGAGATCGGTAGCGACTGGCTGATCCTGGAACGGATCCCCGGCGTTCCGTTGAGTCGGGCGTGGCCCAACATGACCATGCAGCAGCGACGCCGAGCCGTGTCCCAGCTCGCCGACCGGCTGAAGGTGATCCACTCCACCATCTGTCCTCGTCTCGACGGTCTTGGCTCGGTGCCTCAGCTCTTGGACTCGGCTCCGACCGGGGCCCAGGCCGTCACCCGGCTGTTGGAATCGATCGACGAGGCGGCTCGCCTTCCCAACGTCGATCCTGCGGTCATGGGCGAAGCGGCCGACCTGGTCACCTCGATCTGTTCGGCGCTCGACCCGTTCGATTCCTCGACCATCGTTCACGGCGACCTGACCTTCGAGAACATCATGTGGAACGGGACCGACATCGCGGCCATGTTGGACTTCGAGTTCGCCCGCCCCGCCCCAGCCGATCTCGATCTAGACGTGCTGCTCCGCTTCGTCAGCCTGCCCCAACTGCACGTGGCCCCCGATTACGAGGCCCGTACCCGCCCCGAGGACTACGCCGAGGTCCCGTGGTGGTTGGCCGAGGACTACCCCGAGCTGTTCGCACATCCGCGCCAGTTCGACCGATCCCGGGTGTACAGCGTGGCGTGGGACGTGCGGGAGATGTTGGCGTACCCACCCAGCGACACCCTGCGCAACCTGCACCGCCATCACCCCTACCGGCGGTTGACCAACGTCTTGCGAGGTAGCTCGTATCTGGATCGTTTCAACGGAGAGGTCGTCCACGACTTCTGA
- a CDS encoding acyl-CoA dehydrogenase yields the protein MSDYTPPLSDIAFLLDHITPIAGLTALDAYSGVDRESVDGVLEEFGRLMADVWAPTNAAGDNEGSHVEGDTVRTATGHKEAYQAYRDAGWGAVPFEEAYGGGGFPWIVGIVMQEMLNSANMALAMAPLLTQGAIDAILHHGSEEQKETYLLKMVSGEWTGTMNLTEPDAGSDVGALRAKAVPAGDGSYLISGQKIFITFGEHSFTDNIVHLVLARTPDAPAGTKGISLFIVPKFMVNDDGSLGERNDVHVVSVEHKMGIRASPTCVLAYGDNSDGAVGFLVGEENAGMRYMFTMMNNARLGVGVEGLGLAERSYQQALAYAKERKQGYAPGAVRGEKSFIIEHPDVRRQLLTMRSYTDSMRALCYKVAEQIDIARHGADEATRTEAQEMVDLLIPLTKSYCTDVAETVTSIGIQVHGGMGFIEETGAAQHYRDAKITQIYEGTNGIQAMDLVGRKLPMRAGGVYQDQLARMRSTLGDLAGNDQLVPVARELAAALDALEDATNWILSEGLADPVQALSAATPYQRLFATTVAGWLMAQQALAAVSVGEGTSGADQARAKLVSARFFAEHLLPQVHGLVAPVKAGKTDLFALTADQF from the coding sequence ATGTCCGACTACACCCCGCCACTGAGCGACATCGCCTTCCTGCTCGACCACATCACGCCGATCGCAGGCCTCACCGCGCTCGACGCCTACTCCGGCGTCGACCGGGAGTCGGTCGACGGTGTCCTAGAAGAGTTCGGGCGGCTAATGGCCGACGTCTGGGCTCCTACCAACGCGGCGGGAGACAACGAGGGCAGCCATGTAGAGGGAGACACCGTTCGGACTGCCACCGGGCACAAGGAGGCCTACCAGGCTTACCGCGATGCCGGGTGGGGAGCGGTTCCCTTCGAGGAGGCCTACGGCGGCGGCGGCTTCCCGTGGATCGTGGGCATCGTGATGCAGGAGATGCTCAACAGCGCCAACATGGCGCTGGCCATGGCTCCACTGCTCACCCAGGGTGCCATCGACGCGATCTTGCACCACGGAAGTGAGGAGCAGAAGGAGACCTACCTGCTCAAGATGGTGTCGGGCGAGTGGACGGGCACCATGAACCTCACCGAACCCGACGCCGGTTCAGACGTGGGCGCGCTGCGGGCCAAGGCGGTGCCTGCCGGTGACGGCAGCTACCTGATCAGCGGCCAGAAGATCTTCATCACCTTCGGTGAGCACTCCTTCACCGACAACATCGTCCACCTCGTCCTGGCCCGCACCCCAGATGCTCCCGCCGGGACCAAGGGGATCTCGCTGTTCATCGTGCCCAAGTTCATGGTCAACGACGACGGATCGCTTGGCGAACGCAACGACGTCCACGTGGTGTCGGTCGAGCACAAGATGGGCATCCGGGCCAGCCCGACCTGCGTGTTGGCCTACGGCGACAACTCCGATGGCGCGGTGGGCTTCCTCGTCGGCGAGGAGAACGCGGGCATGCGCTACATGTTCACCATGATGAACAACGCCCGCCTGGGGGTCGGTGTCGAAGGCTTGGGTCTGGCCGAGCGGAGCTACCAGCAAGCCCTCGCCTACGCCAAGGAGCGCAAGCAGGGCTATGCCCCCGGAGCGGTCCGCGGCGAGAAATCCTTCATCATCGAGCACCCCGATGTTCGCCGTCAGCTCCTGACCATGAGGTCGTACACAGACTCGATGCGCGCCCTTTGCTACAAGGTTGCCGAGCAGATCGACATCGCCCGCCACGGCGCCGACGAGGCCACCCGCACGGAGGCCCAGGAGATGGTCGACCTGCTGATCCCGCTCACCAAGAGCTACTGCACCGACGTGGCCGAGACCGTCACCTCGATCGGCATCCAGGTGCACGGTGGCATGGGGTTCATCGAGGAGACCGGTGCGGCCCAGCACTACCGGGACGCCAAGATCACCCAGATCTACGAAGGAACCAATGGCATTCAGGCCATGGACCTGGTGGGACGCAAGCTGCCCATGCGTGCTGGCGGTGTTTACCAGGACCAGTTGGCCCGCATGCGTTCTACGTTGGGTGACCTGGCCGGGAACGATCAGCTGGTTCCCGTGGCCCGGGAGTTGGCTGCCGCCCTCGACGCGCTGGAAGACGCCACCAACTGGATCCTCTCCGAGGGGCTCGCTGATCCGGTTCAGGCTCTCTCGGCCGCCACGCCCTACCAGCGGCTCTTCGCCACCACTGTGGCCGGCTGGCTGATGGCTCAGCAGGCCCTGGCCGCGGTGTCGGTGGGAGAAGGCACCTCTGGCGCCGACCAGGCCCGGGCCAAGTTGGTGTCGGCCCGCTTCTTCGCCGAACACCTGCTACCCCAGGTCCACGGGCTGGTGGCACCGGTCAAGGCCGGCAAGACCGACCTGTTCGCGTTGACCGCCGACCAGTTCTAG
- a CDS encoding response regulator transcription factor: MARKILVIEDEPLIADAVAARLRTEGHEVHTAPDGLSGLAQADSWQPDLVILDLMLPGMDGLEVCRRIQRDRHVPVLMLTARDDETDLVVGLAVGADDYLTKPFSMRELQARVQALFRRIDALSGAQPTRTITLDDGIEIDVEARRVRTHGEPLHLTPTEFDLLVCLAERPGRILTREQLLADVWGYRDGSGARTVDSHVRALRRKLGDDVIRTVHGVGYGLGDQPDQAEGAGRGATGPAPPTLG, translated from the coding sequence ATGGCCCGGAAGATCCTTGTGATAGAGGACGAACCTCTCATCGCCGACGCGGTGGCAGCCCGGCTGCGCACCGAGGGCCACGAGGTGCACACCGCACCAGACGGGCTGAGCGGACTGGCCCAAGCCGATTCCTGGCAGCCAGACCTGGTCATCTTGGACCTGATGCTGCCGGGGATGGACGGGCTGGAGGTGTGCCGAAGGATCCAGCGAGATCGACATGTTCCGGTTCTCATGTTGACCGCCCGCGACGACGAGACCGATCTGGTCGTGGGCTTGGCCGTGGGCGCCGACGACTACCTGACCAAGCCGTTCTCCATGCGAGAGCTCCAGGCTCGAGTCCAGGCCCTGTTCCGTCGGATAGATGCCCTGTCGGGCGCTCAACCGACGCGCACCATCACCCTCGACGACGGGATCGAGATCGACGTCGAGGCCCGAAGGGTCCGAACCCACGGTGAACCGCTCCACCTGACCCCCACCGAATTCGACCTCCTCGTCTGTCTGGCCGAACGGCCGGGTCGGATACTCACCCGTGAACAGCTTCTGGCCGACGTTTGGGGTTATCGCGACGGATCAGGCGCTCGCACCGTCGACTCTCACGTCCGGGCCTTGCGCCGCAAGCTCGGCGACGACGTGATCAGAACGGTCCACGGTGTGGGTTACGGCCTGGGAGATCAGCCCGACCAAGCCGAAGGTGCTGGCCGCGGCGCCACCGGGCCAGCACCGCCGACCCTGGGTTGA
- a CDS encoding HAMP domain-containing protein, protein MASPLSQLRSIKVKLSIVIVAAVAVTLAVNELGIVLNFRAQFRAGVAALIALGMVQLLSRGMTSPLRSMERAATSMAAGNVAERIEVSSADEVGRLADAFNHMARELAEVDRQRRDLVANVSHELRTPISALRATLENVVDGVVEPDPTLLRTMLAQTERLQRLVTQLLDLSRLESGGTLLHRLPFLVAAMLEDVADEAALHSPRIEFRVDVQPIDLTLDGDPERLHQVFANLADNAARFTPDGGEVVLTARLVEGAVVMEVLDTGPGIPPEAASRVFERFYRTDEARSADEGGSGLGLAIARWIVELHDGRIRAEQRHPKGCRMVVELPSR, encoded by the coding sequence ATGGCCAGTCCCCTCAGCCAACTTCGCTCGATCAAGGTCAAGTTGTCGATCGTCATCGTGGCCGCGGTTGCGGTGACCCTTGCCGTCAACGAGCTGGGAATCGTGCTCAACTTCAGAGCCCAGTTTCGTGCTGGCGTGGCGGCGTTGATCGCCTTGGGGATGGTCCAGCTGCTCAGTCGTGGCATGACCTCACCGTTGCGGTCCATGGAACGGGCCGCCACGTCCATGGCCGCCGGCAACGTGGCCGAACGGATCGAGGTGTCCTCAGCCGATGAGGTGGGGCGCCTGGCCGACGCCTTCAACCACATGGCCCGAGAGCTGGCCGAGGTGGACCGCCAACGACGGGACCTGGTGGCCAACGTCTCCCACGAGCTCCGAACACCCATCTCCGCCTTGAGAGCAACGTTGGAGAATGTGGTCGACGGGGTGGTCGAGCCTGATCCCACCCTGTTGAGGACCATGCTGGCTCAGACCGAAAGACTCCAGCGCCTGGTCACCCAGCTCCTCGATCTGAGTCGTCTGGAATCGGGTGGAACCCTGCTCCACCGGCTCCCGTTCCTGGTGGCCGCGATGCTCGAGGATGTCGCCGACGAGGCGGCGTTGCACTCCCCCCGGATCGAGTTCAGGGTCGACGTACAGCCGATCGACCTGACTCTCGACGGCGATCCCGAGCGTCTCCACCAGGTGTTCGCCAACCTTGCCGACAACGCCGCTCGTTTCACCCCCGATGGCGGCGAGGTCGTGTTGACGGCACGGCTGGTTGAAGGCGCGGTGGTGATGGAGGTGCTCGACACCGGGCCGGGGATCCCACCGGAGGCAGCGTCACGGGTGTTCGAACGCTTCTACCGAACAGATGAGGCCAGGTCGGCCGACGAAGGGGGATCCGGCTTGGGTCTCGCCATTGCCCGATGGATCGTCGAATTGCACGACGGCCGGATCCGGGCCGAGCAGCGCCACCCCAAGGGCTGTCGGATGGTGGTGGAACTGCCGTCTCGCTGA
- the mutM gene encoding bifunctional DNA-formamidopyrimidine glycosylase/DNA-(apurinic or apyrimidinic site) lyase has protein sequence MPELPEVETVRRGLAPLVTGRRIQNAGSHPSDRFQAAIEAEGHVITGVDRRGKYLLVTLDDGRRLVVHLGMTGQLRVDPEFTPADRYDRAWWNLDDGTRLALRDVRRFGRVAVVDQDLSSLPTLAALGPEPFDAEFTPASLWSALRRSSQPVKTQLLSQRPVAGVGNIYADEALWSARLHPASRRISRPAATRLHAAIREVLSAGIDNGGTTLRDYRAVDGSTGSNQLHLACYGRAGEPCPRCQTTLRRSVVAGRGTTHCPTCQRR, from the coding sequence GTGCCCGAGCTGCCCGAGGTCGAGACGGTCAGAAGGGGCCTGGCCCCGCTCGTGACCGGGCGACGAATACAGAATGCCGGCAGCCACCCCTCGGACCGCTTCCAGGCCGCTATCGAGGCCGAGGGGCACGTGATCACCGGCGTCGACCGACGGGGAAAGTACCTGTTGGTCACCCTCGACGACGGACGCCGGCTGGTCGTGCACCTGGGTATGACCGGTCAACTTCGAGTCGACCCCGAGTTCACACCCGCCGATCGGTACGACCGGGCTTGGTGGAATCTCGACGACGGGACCCGTTTGGCCTTGCGAGACGTTCGACGATTCGGTCGGGTGGCGGTGGTCGACCAGGACCTGTCATCGCTGCCCACGCTGGCCGCGCTCGGACCGGAGCCGTTCGATGCCGAGTTCACACCGGCCAGCCTGTGGTCGGCGCTGCGTCGAAGTAGCCAGCCGGTCAAGACCCAGCTCCTCAGCCAACGCCCGGTGGCTGGCGTCGGGAACATCTATGCCGATGAAGCCCTATGGTCCGCCCGGCTCCATCCAGCCAGCCGCCGGATTAGTCGCCCGGCGGCCACTCGGCTTCACGCCGCCATCCGCGAGGTCTTGTCCGCTGGCATCGATAACGGAGGCACGACGCTGCGCGACTACCGGGCGGTGGACGGCTCCACCGGTTCGAACCAGCTTCACCTGGCCTGCTACGGCCGAGCCGGCGAACCGTGCCCGCGATGCCAGACAACGCTCCGGCGGTCGGTGGTCGCGGGCCGCGGCACCACGCACTGCCCAACATGCCAGCGGCGGTGA
- a CDS encoding SDR family oxidoreductase: MTDTDHHIAPTSPADLFSVAGKTVVVTGGTSGIGKMIAAGFVAGGAEVIVASRKPDACQATVDDLSRFGTISAIPANLSTEDGCRTFAESVAASHPEVHVLVNNAGATWGAPLDQHDASSWNRVLDLNVQGVFHTTRYLLPQLRAAARPEDPARVINVGSIDGIHVPILETYSYSSSKAAVHQLTRHLAKHLAPEVTVNAVAPGPFPSKMMRATLEVAGDAIAAGTALKRIGRDDDMAGVALFLASRAGSYLTGTVIPVDGGMATTK; encoded by the coding sequence ATGACCGACACTGACCACCACATCGCCCCCACCTCCCCAGCCGACCTGTTCTCGGTGGCCGGCAAGACGGTGGTCGTCACCGGTGGCACCAGCGGAATAGGCAAGATGATCGCAGCTGGGTTCGTGGCCGGCGGGGCCGAGGTGATCGTGGCGTCACGAAAGCCCGATGCCTGCCAGGCCACGGTGGACGATCTGTCTCGCTTCGGCACCATCAGCGCCATTCCCGCCAACCTGTCCACCGAGGATGGGTGCCGCACCTTCGCCGAATCGGTGGCCGCCAGCCATCCCGAGGTTCACGTGCTGGTCAACAACGCCGGAGCAACCTGGGGTGCTCCCTTGGACCAACACGACGCCTCGTCGTGGAACCGGGTCCTCGACCTCAACGTGCAAGGCGTGTTCCACACCACGAGGTACCTGCTTCCCCAGCTACGGGCTGCCGCCCGCCCCGAGGACCCGGCCAGGGTGATCAACGTCGGCTCCATCGACGGCATCCACGTGCCGATCCTGGAGACCTATTCGTACTCGTCGTCCAAAGCCGCCGTACATCAGTTGACGAGGCACCTGGCCAAGCATCTGGCCCCCGAGGTCACGGTGAACGCGGTAGCTCCCGGCCCGTTCCCGTCCAAGATGATGCGGGCCACGCTGGAGGTGGCCGGAGACGCCATCGCCGCCGGCACCGCTCTGAAGCGGATCGGCCGAGACGACGACATGGCCGGGGTGGCCTTGTTCTTGGCATCGCGAGCGGGCTCGTATCTGACGGGTACCGTCATCCCGGTTGACGGTGGCATGGCCACCACCAAATGA
- a CDS encoding ferritin-like domain-containing protein, with protein sequence MSTTEDLIGRADVNDIEAIEAIMAVAAEDGEANIRAVKDHADAIFTWDYEKGRRPALNKLYEKAKVSQWNGETDLPWETAVDPMDLVELQRAQFGMTPELRKENTRGTPFEKWSDAQFDELALESNNWMLSQFMHGEQGALICTAKIVETVPWIDAKYYAATQVMDEARHVEVFARYLDSKLDGHYPLNAHLGLLLDDIIEDSRWDLTYLGMQIMVEGLALAAFGFMHMTTPEPLLKQLLRYVMSDEARHVAFGVLTLKEYYQELTLAEIRERQEFAFEAAVRMRDRLLMQEVLHRLDVDVKGAVQFAMNDPGRQVFQQMLFSKIVPNCKKLGLLDAGDGWLRQRFGELGVIQFEDWTDTSDEYESFALGQAELSSAI encoded by the coding sequence ATGTCCACCACCGAAGACCTCATCGGCCGTGCCGATGTCAACGACATCGAGGCCATAGAGGCCATCATGGCCGTCGCCGCCGAAGACGGCGAGGCCAACATCCGAGCGGTCAAGGATCACGCGGATGCCATCTTCACCTGGGACTACGAGAAGGGTCGACGCCCGGCCCTCAACAAGCTCTACGAGAAGGCCAAGGTGTCCCAGTGGAACGGTGAGACCGACCTCCCGTGGGAGACCGCCGTCGACCCCATGGACCTCGTCGAGCTGCAACGAGCCCAGTTCGGCATGACCCCCGAGCTCCGCAAGGAGAACACCCGCGGAACCCCGTTCGAGAAGTGGTCGGACGCCCAGTTCGACGAGCTGGCGCTCGAATCCAACAACTGGATGTTGAGCCAGTTCATGCACGGCGAACAGGGGGCGCTCATCTGCACGGCCAAGATCGTGGAGACGGTTCCGTGGATCGACGCCAAGTACTACGCCGCCACCCAGGTGATGGACGAGGCCCGTCACGTCGAGGTGTTCGCCCGCTACCTCGACTCGAAGCTCGACGGCCACTACCCGCTGAACGCCCACCTCGGCCTGCTGCTCGACGACATCATCGAAGATTCCCGCTGGGACCTCACCTACCTCGGCATGCAGATCATGGTTGAAGGCCTAGCCCTGGCCGCCTTCGGCTTCATGCACATGACCACTCCTGAGCCGCTGCTCAAGCAACTCCTGCGCTATGTGATGAGCGACGAAGCCCGCCACGTGGCCTTTGGTGTTCTCACCCTCAAGGAGTACTACCAGGAGCTCACCCTGGCCGAGATCCGCGAACGTCAGGAGTTCGCCTTCGAAGCCGCGGTGCGAATGCGAGACCGCCTCCTGATGCAGGAGGTGTTGCACCGCCTCGACGTCGACGTCAAGGGCGCCGTCCAGTTCGCCATGAACGATCCGGGACGGCAGGTCTTCCAGCAGATGCTGTTCTCCAAGATCGTGCCCAACTGTAAGAAGCTGGGACTTCTCGATGCCGGGGACGGCTGGCTCCGTCAGCGGTTCGGGGAGCTGGGCGTGATCCAGTTCGAGGACTGGACCGACACCAGCGACGAGTACGAGTCCTTCGCTCTCGGTCAGGCGGAGCTGAGCAGCGCCATCTGA
- a CDS encoding amidohydrolase, which produces MPEPTGNAAFDAARAGGIVDTFLSFPDVKAAKAKVYDYIRKASLDQETQTMEMPAGYMFKDVPSWDEIDDPLELTLAEMDRFGITRFLTNVTERELGKRALRDHPDRFWGLINADPNQGMEALRTIDRAVEEWGSQLKAVHVWGTALQPSVAIDDKKMYPIYAKCVEVNLPIVLYVGVPGPRIPMAPQLPILLDEVCCFFPELKIVTRHGGEPWTELMVKMLLKFPNLYYSTSAFAPKYYPKDILDFANTRGADKIIHAGYWAAGLTLDRIHAELPTVPLRDEVWPKFLRENANRVFGQAGIA; this is translated from the coding sequence ATGCCTGAGCCCACTGGAAACGCTGCCTTCGACGCCGCCCGTGCCGGCGGAATAGTCGACACCTTCCTGTCCTTCCCCGACGTCAAGGCGGCCAAGGCCAAGGTCTACGACTACATCCGAAAGGCGTCGCTGGACCAAGAGACCCAGACCATGGAGATGCCAGCGGGCTACATGTTCAAGGACGTTCCGAGCTGGGACGAGATCGACGACCCGCTGGAGTTGACCCTCGCCGAGATGGACCGGTTCGGGATCACCCGCTTCCTCACCAACGTCACCGAGCGAGAACTGGGCAAGCGGGCATTGAGAGACCATCCGGATCGGTTCTGGGGGCTCATCAACGCCGACCCCAACCAGGGTATGGAAGCCCTGCGAACCATCGACCGGGCGGTGGAGGAGTGGGGTTCCCAACTCAAGGCCGTACACGTGTGGGGCACGGCGCTCCAGCCGTCGGTGGCCATCGACGACAAGAAGATGTACCCGATCTACGCCAAGTGCGTGGAGGTCAACCTGCCGATCGTTCTCTACGTGGGTGTGCCCGGACCTCGGATCCCCATGGCGCCCCAACTGCCGATCCTGCTCGACGAGGTTTGCTGCTTCTTCCCCGAGTTGAAGATCGTGACCCGCCACGGTGGGGAGCCCTGGACCGAGCTGATGGTCAAGATGCTGCTGAAGTTCCCCAACCTGTACTACTCGACGTCGGCCTTCGCCCCGAAGTACTACCCCAAGGACATCTTGGACTTCGCCAACACTCGTGGGGCCGACAAGATCATCCATGCCGGGTACTGGGCCGCAGGCCTGACGCTGGATCGCATCCACGCCGAACTCCCGACGGTTCCGTTGCGAGATGAAGTCTGGCCCAAGTTCCTGCGAGAGAACGCCAACCGGGTGTTCGGGCAGGCCGGTATCGCCTGA